The following proteins are co-located in the Solea solea chromosome 21, fSolSol10.1, whole genome shotgun sequence genome:
- the si:ch73-256g18.2 gene encoding small integral membrane protein 36: MGFMEFYLEIDPVTLNLIILVASYVILLLVFLISCILYDCRGKDPTKEYTPDDAAAAAVPPPPGQSPIRLVVMQNSPASSSRYDHAARAELPTPELSRDRGEREKRSTLV, translated from the coding sequence ATGGGTTTCATGGAGTTCTACCTGGAGATTGACCCGGTCACCCTGAACCTCATCATCCTCGTGGCAAGTTATGTCATCCTGCTGCTCGTCTTTCTCATCTCCTGCATCCTGTACGACTGCCGTGGCAAAGACCCCACCAAAGAGTACACGCCCGATGATGCCGCCGCAGCTGCCGTGCCGCCGCCGCCCGGCCAGTCGCCCATACGCCTGGTGGTCATGCAGAACTCGCCCGCCTCCTCATCGCGCTACGACCATGCGGCCCGCGCTGAGCTCCCCACGCCGGAGCTGAGccgagacagaggagagagggagaagaggagcaCGCTGGTGTAA
- the LOC131448332 gene encoding mucin-2-like: MGKDDVKTDISRDHPFLSDIFHRVTRDVSDLTREVHHWDEEERAASVDEQEKETLGPVTIQKVDDYLDKFFSRRAAFTEEDFQITRDAKKPERTLKKDMGLTQHKSTFAEVLKAVQFFLSGKSDVNDCSRPPESETVADTEVSETKPAFSKYGDNDLMSDINLDHPVTGVFSQVTKDVNHLVQKVHRWDKEECAMSEDQEEKSMLGPTTIQKVDDYLDKFFARRTAFAQEDAWKPKKEMSLSQQKSAFTEVVKAVKKFLPDKLDFEEPETRPSSRKSTGSEESPTKDPQPDISPVTVDEGLSAAAEVKEEGAESGSETSSAKSEKIVDFEVLVPAEDEMETCRISSADDADEDVSKSPSPAPEEITDDTQHGVSPATLDGDASVAAEDEMETSTLAVETSSQTLEICSISSAELDEEVSEIDSKKTASPVSPTTTEASTLEVEDGSQTFEETCRVSPSSSESGKEEKLITFAQTLLDEFIRADPDAQTSPPDVAKICSEVLRDSGGICAGLEVSQDDKLTASINLPRITVTIEVSEVVSTCSETTCNIQLHSPVVSEDTIDVVPESRPSSSHLAESQGTRKPPPPTAEAVHDELDAVTSEVADSSITAIEDICTSSSAMSEEGRGEGVPEMRSQGISTIPSPVSPLSTAVAVADKTQPGITVESTYKVCTEAFEETCSFSPAESDECRDEKAAETRPFLSDSIGPKDGRKTASPACLIPHTGAVSDGTQLGICLDTLDKFQSVTVRVEVETFTSDETVGSSEIFEQTRILSSVVSDKIMGLVDNEVPRAAAENEMEMSGLAVERVSQTFEETGRVSPALSESGNDENLLNFAQTLLDEFLRADPDAKSSPPDVAKMCSGVLKDTGSISPPLEDTDTRPSSSHYSGSQDDTHPASTALLTPTTATPLFTLTLEMSEIAEKIAENFKDTHKVSPSVSEDAIDFEDTGRLSCTHSTESQSTRKEPPPTPATEFDEVDAFTQVDSCTEAFEKICTLSPPVLEDGRDDNVPKTRPSSPYVESQDSILTTEVVTDDNLSGITPTILDEEDTFTPEMADRCTEAFEETSISYPGVSEDRDNVPETRPVIDETLSIVDEEAFEDTCTLSGSDDGAVPESRPPSSHFTRSEESRTPSPVSTIPTITEVTDDTQCGATSPILHEITEVGHSVAGAFDETCTVSPPCPVSPIPTTTEVLDETLPAYITQAILDEVYAVTQVEDGVTEAFEETCKISPPESEDDKDEVFPTTLDAVPSAENEMETSTRVDNEVEISQTLEETCRLSPAVSESATDDNLLTFAQTLLDEFVKADPDITKPPPDVAKICSEALKDTSSIPPAFKASAPKPLSSHDLEAHDFKHTVSPSTSTTATLSDDTRPRICVSLEMSTTFEVAADTCSASPTVSEDTRDFEVQEHRLSFSHLRELEGTKETPPHTTNMVTPEVADTCKEACEICILSPAVSEDGRDEDVIETHSPVSPVPVTAVITDDTLPDISPAVLDQVLSTTIQHGVDMFTTEVADGCSKAFVSAEAMDEDLLKTRPSSSCFISPISQIPTTTEVTDDTQPCITSILDEIDTFTTVNAEDSFTEAFENASPGMSEDSRGEVSETGPYTSCFIRSDEGRLTASPVSTSSTATEIADDTQTGITPYILDERDRVTSKVEDSCTKEFEETSGVSPAELDNGEDEEISEARPSSVSALPTATEVTDDTQPAMTPSILVEVEIVSPTVKDVCTMAFGETSGEDEVSQTGPSSSLLTILEETPSPESVIPTTTEITDDTGITSPILDGVDMFILEVAEALDKTCTIVPVMSEDSRDEAPETRPSSSQPFSVYPIPTTTVVTEDTQPVIPRGVLEEADTLTPRVEDICTESFEGTNISPAEREVSPTPSTETIPDKTRHGISPSAAAEEEIETSTLEAENISQTFDHTCGVSQAPSESGKENLLSFAQTLLDEFIRADPNASTPPPDLAKICSDALKDTVSIPHGLKASVSGPSSSHYTGSQDVKYTATPVSSTPITAMLSDTQIRVCLTVPPDVSEDTSNIGVVDNRLSFSYSTEATAATSSTTAAVDTFTLEVVDGCTEVFETAPSPVLHIPATVEITDNIPSGITPAILEGVLSTSTQDEVDTFIPDVEFSCTKAFEDTCSIAPAVSEEGKDEGVEIITGLQDSMSTSSPVSAIPTTDGTVPVITQAILDEVDTFTPRVSDSSIEAFKDTSPAVSDDSRDEVFQKRPSSSRTTPSPVSLIPTTAAVTDDAQTGTTPSILDEVTPVMAGSCTEAFEETFTHSQAVSEDGRDKDGLMTQISSCSLGLQDSRTTPSPTALLTTTTEVTDDTQPGITPGILDEVDTFIPMVADSSIEAFKDTCSISPTASDDGRDENKALSSGTTTPSMVSSIPTTAAITDVIQPGTTVNLNELDMVSLDVAGSCAEAFEEACSVSQVESGESGDKAPQTRSSFNLSIRLQDNRTTPSPVSPKPPTAKVIEINLPCIAPAIMDEVNTFTPIKEDSCTMAFQETCSISPAELDEVSETRPFSSHSVQSEGSTKTASPVSPIPITEAVLDVVEMFTPEVADHGSEAYEDTCTLSKAVSEDSRKGVPETRQVSSHSVSIQDSRKTPSTVSPIPMAEAVTDDTLPGITSVLGEKDMLTAEVAESCAGAFEETFSISPAESEDGENEITDTIPSSSHTIRSQDSRTTPSPVSPLPNDAAVTDDTLPGITSVLDEMDMVTAEVAESCAGAFETFSISPAESEDGENEVTDTIPSSSHTIRSQDSRTTPSPVSPLPYAAAVTDDMLHGVTPAVLDGVLKTPAETEVDMLTYVVAETCTKVFENFILSQAEPEVQDDGIVKDTMPISTLTTRLQDSRTTSSPVTTIPTTAEVSDDNLSGITFAILEGVLSAHPQTDVDLCTPEVEESCLEAFEEICSPSVSEDEGDEVSERTPSFSISGALQKRDTSPDFLVPTTLGKTDDKLACIIPVTRSSSTVSPLNLTPTQMEASLCSFSQAILNGLLKTLADNDMTFTPETVVADSCSHTLSRIMTQMNQDKLRTGGKTKGTCYSHSSHETPSITPELQKREKSSVWRKVFGFGQSYKIHPLTQEDSKEYSRSPLVTSSTTEDLFLSEDETQEFPKKKTSVWRKAFGLGRSSKIHPLQHEDLKEYSFSLETPSTIEDQFLPEDELHELQKKKKTSVWRKVFGLRRSNKIHSLPHEELKESESESCIFLKEKEDKPKSKQNCCLQLLCRCCCPSENSS; encoded by the coding sequence ATGGGGAAGGATGATGTGAAGACAGACATCAGTCGGGACCACCCTTTCCTGTCGGACATCTTTCATCGGGTAACGAGGGATGTCAGTGACCTGACACGGGAGGTCCACCACTGGGATGAAGAGGAACGCGCCGCGTCTGTGGACGAGCAGGAGAAAGAGACACTGGGTCCAGTCACAATACAGAAGGTAGACGACTATCTGGATAAGTTCTTCTCAAGGAGGGCGGCGTTCACTGAAGAAGACTTTCAAATCACAAGAGACGCGAAAAAGccagagaggacactgaaaaAAGACATGGGTCTAACCCAACACAAGTCCACCTTTGCTGAAGTACTTAAAGCTGTCCAATTTTTCTTGTCGGGTAAATCGGATGTGAACGATTGTTCAAGACCACCTGAGTCCGAGACTGTCGCAGATACTGAAGTGTCTGAAACTAAACCTGCATTTTCAAAGTACGGAGATAATGATTTAATGTCAGATATTAATTTGGACCACCCGGTTACAGGCGTCTTCAGTCAGGTAACGAAGGATGTCAATCACCTGGTACAGAAGGTACATCGCTGGGATAAAGAGGAATGTGCCATGTCCGAGGATCAGGAGGAGAAAAGCATGCTAGGTCCGACCACTATACAGAAGGTAGACGACTATCTGGATAAGTTTTTCGCAAGGAGGACAGCATTTGCCCAAGAGGATGCGTGGAAACCCAAAAAAGAGATGAGTCTGTCCCAACAGAAGTCTGCCTTTACGGAAGTTGTTAAAGCTGTGAAAAAATTCCTTCCAGATAAATTGGATTTTGAGGAGCCTGAAACAAGACCGTCCTCCAGAAAATCTACTGGTTCAGAGGAGAGCCCCACCAAGGACCCCCAGCCTGACATCAGTCCAGTTACCGTGGATGAGGGTCttagtgctgctgctgaagttaAGGAGGAAGGAGCGGAAAGCGGTTCTGAGACCTCTTCAGCCAAGTCCGAGAAAATTGTGGATTTTGAAGTCCTTGTTCCTGCTGAAGATGAGATGGAAACCTGCCGAATTTCTTCAGCTGATGATGCAGATGAAGATGTCTCCAAGTCCCCTTCACCTGCCCCTGAAGAAATAACTGATGACACTCAACATGGCGTCTCTCCAGCTACGCTCGATGGGGATGCGAGTGTTGCTGCTGAAGATGAGATGGAAACGTCTACCCTGGCAGTAGAAACCAGTTCTCAGACCTTGGAGATCTGCAGTATCTCTTCAGCTGAGTTAGATGAAGAGGTCTCTGAGATAGACAGCAAGAAAACCGCTTCCCCCGTTTCTCCTACGACCACTGAAGCATCCACCTTGGAGGTAGAAGACGGTTCTCAGACCTTTGAGGAGACTTGCAGGGTCTCCCCATCTTCATCTGAGTCAGGAAAGGAAGAGAAACTTATCACTTTTGCTCAAACTTTGTTAGATGAGTTTATAAGAGCTGATCCTGACGCACAAACAAGTCCCCCTGATGTAGCAAAGATTTGCTCTGAGGTACTAAGGGACTCGGGTGGTATCTGTGCAGGTTTGGAAGTTTCACAGGATGACAAGCTCACTGCCTCCATTAACCTACCAAGAATCACTGTAACTATTGAGGTGTCTGAGGTAGTAAGCACGTGTTCTGAGACCACCTGCAATATACAACTGCACTCTCCAGTTGTATCAGAGGATACCATAGATGTTGTCCCAGAGAGCAGACCATCATCCAGTCATTTAGCTGAATCACAAGGCACCAGAAAACCACCTCCCCCTACTGCTGAAGCAGTACATGATGAGTTAGATGCAGTCACATCTGAAGTAGCAGACAGTTCCATCACGGCCATAGAAGACATCTGCACTTCCTCTTCAGCTATGTCAGAGGAGGGTAGAGGTGAAGGAGTCCCTGAGATGAGATCTCAAGGCATCAGCACTATACCATCCCCCGTTTCCCCTCTGTCCACCGCTGTAGCAGTCGCTGACAAAACCCAGCCTGGCATCACAGTGGAGTCTACTTATAAGGTTTGCACTGAGGCCTTTGAAGAGACCTGCAGTTTCTCTCCAGCTGAGTCAGATGAGTGTAGAGATGAAAAAGCTGCTGAGACAAGACCATTTCTCAGTGACTCTATTGGACCAAAGGACGGCAGGAAAACGGCTTCCCCTGCTTGCCTCATACCTCACACTGGAGCAGTAAGTGATGGCACCCAACTTGGCATCTGTCTAGATACTCTGGATAAGTTTCAGAGTGTTACTGTTAGAGTTGAGGTTGAAACTTTCACCAGTGATGAAACAGTTGGTTCCTCTGAGATTTTCGAACAAACCCGCATTCTCTCTTCAGTTGTGTCGGACAAAATCATGGGTTTGGTTGACAATGAGGTTCCaagagctgctgctgaaaaTGAGATGGAAATGTCCGGCCTTGCGGTAGAGCGTGTTTCTCAGACCTTTGAAGAGACCGGAAGAGTCTCTCCAGCTCTGTCTGAGTCAGGGAATGACGAGAACCTTTTAAACTTTGCTCAAACTTTGTTAGATGAGTTTTTAAGAGCTGATCCTGATGCAAAATCATCTCCCCCTGATGTGGCAAAGATGTGCTCTGGGGTTCTCAAAGACACCGGCAGTATCTCTCCACCTTTAGAAGATACTGACACAAGACCATCCTCCAGCCATTATAGCGGATCACAGGATGACACGCACCCAGCCTCCACTGCTTTGTTAACGCCTACCACTGCCACACCATTATTCACTTTAACTCTTGAAATGTCTGAGATAGCAGAAAAGATAGCAGAGAACTTTAAGGATACCCACAAGGTCTCCCCATCTGTGTCAGAGGATGCAATAGATTTTGAAGACACAGGGAGACTATCATGCACCCATTCAACTGAATCACAAAGCACTAGAAAAGAACCTCCCCCTACCCCTGCAACAGAATTTGATGAGGTCGATGCGTTCACCCAGGTAGACAGTTGCACTGAGGCTTTTGAAAAAATCTGCACTCTCTCTCCACCTGTTTTGGAAGATGGCAGAGATGACAATGTTCCTAAGACGAGGCCCTCCAGCCCTTATGTGGAATCACAAGACAGCATTCTTACCACCGAAGTAGTCACTGATGACAACCTATCTGGCATCACCCCAACAATTTTGGATGAGGAAGATACATTTACTCCTGAGATGGCGGACCGTTGCACTGAGGCCTTTGAGGAGACCTCCATTAGCTATCCAGGTGTGTCAGAAGATAGAGATAACGTCCCTGAGACGAGACCAGTAATTGATGAAACCCTATCTATTGTGGATGAGGAGGCTTTTGAGGACACCTGCACTCTCTCTGGATCAGATGATGGTGCAGTCCCTGAGTCAAGACCACCTTCCAGTCACTTTACCAGATCAGAGGAAAGCAGGACACCTTCCCCCGTGTCGACCATACCTACCATTACAGAAGTAACTGATGACACCCAATGTGGCGCCACCTCACCCATTTTGCATGAGATCACTGAGGTTGGACACAGTGTCGCTGGGGCCTTTGATGAGACCTGCACTGTCTCTCCACCTTGCCCTGTTTCCCCCATACCTACCACAACAGAAGTATTAGATGAAACCCTACCTGCATACATCACCCAAGCTATTTTGGATGAGGTGTATGCGGTTACTCAGGTGGAAGATGGTGTCACTGAGGCCTTTGAGGAGACCTGCAAAATCTCTCCACCTGAGTCAGAAGATGACAAAGATGAAGTCTTTCCAACCACGCTGGATGCAGTTCCAAGTGCCGAAAATGAGATGGAAACATCCACAAGGGTGGATAATGAGGTAGAAATTTCTCAAACCTTGGAGGAGACCTGCAGGCTCTCTCCAGCTGTTTCAGAGTCAGCAACAGATGACAACCTTCTCACCTTTGCTCAAACCTTGTTAGATGAGTTTGTAAAAGCTGATCCTGACATAACAAAGCCCCCTCCTGATGTGGCAAAGATTTGCTCTGAGGCTCTTAAAGACACGAGCAGCATCCCTCCAGCTTTTAAAGCTTCAGCCCCAAAACCATTGTCCAGCCACGATCTCGAAGCACATGATTTCAAGCACACAGTGTCCCCCTCAACATCTACCACTGCCACATTAAGTGATGACACCCGACCTAGAATCTGTGTATCTCTTGAGATGTCCACTACCTTTGAGGTCGCCGCCGATACCTGCAGTGCCTCTCCAACTGTGTCAGAAGATACCAGAGATTTTGAAGTCCAAGAGCATAGACTATCATTCAGCCACTTACGAGAATTAGAAGGCACTAAAGAAACACCTCCCCATACCACTAATATGGTAACCCCTGAGGTTGCAGACACTTGTAAAGAGGCCTGTGAGATCTGCATACTCTCTCCAGCTGTATCAGAGGATGGTAGAGATGAAGACGTCATTGAGACACATTCCCCTGTTTCCCCTGTGCCAGTCACTGCAGTAATAACTGATGACACTCTTCCCGACATTTCTCCAGCTGTACTGGATCAGGTTCTGAGTACTACTATTCAACATGGGGTGGATATGTTCACCACTGAGGTGGCAGACGGTTGCAGCAAGGCCTTTGTGTCAGCGGAAGCTATGGATGAAGACTTACTTAAGACACGACCCTCCTCCAGTTGCTTTATATCCCCTATTTCCCAAATACCTACTACTACAGAGGTAACTGATGACACCCAACCTTGCATCACATCTATTTTGGATGAGATAGATACATTCACCACTGTGAATGCGGAAGACAGTTTCACTGAGGCCTTTGAGAATGCCTCTCCAGGCATGTCAGAGGATAGTAGAGGGGAAGTCTCTGAGACAGGACCATACACCAGCTGCTTTATCAGATCAGATGAGGGCAGGCTAACCGCTTCCCCTGTTTCTACCTCATCTACCGCTACAGAAATTGCTGATGACACCCAAACAGGCATTACTCCATATATTTTGGATGAGAGGGACAGGGTCACCTCTAAGGTCGAAGACAGTTGTACTAAGGAATTTGAGGAGACCAGTGGTGTCTCTCCAGCTGAGTTAGACAATGGTGAAGATGAAGAAATCTCTGAGGCAAGGCCATCCTCTGTTTCTGCCTTACCTACAGCAACAGAAGTAACGGATGACACCCAACCTGCCATGACTCCATCTATTTTGGTTGAGGTGGAAATAGTCAGTCCTACAGTAAAGGATGTTTGTACTATGGCCTTTGGGGAGACCAGTGGTGAAGATGAAGTCTCTCAGACTGGACCATCCTCCAGCCTCCTTACAATTTTAGAGGAAACACCTTCCCCCGAATCTGTTATACCTACCACTACAGAAATAACTGATGACACTGGCATCACATCACCGATTTTGGATGGAGTAGATATGTTCATCCTTGAAGTTGCTGAGGCTCTTGACAAGACCTGCACTATCGTTCCAGTTATGTCAGAGGATAGTAGAGATGAAGCCCCTGAGACAAGACCATCCTCCAGCCAACCTTTTTCTGTTTACCCTATTCCTACCACGACAGTAGTAACTGAGGACACCCAACCTGTCATCCCTCGAGGTGTTTTGGAAGAGGCAGATACATTAACTCCTAGAGTGGAAGACATTTGCACTGAGTCTTTTGAAGGGACTAATATCTCTCCAGCTGAGAGAGAAGTCTCCCCTACACCTTCTACcgaaacaatacctgacaaaACCCGACATGGAATCTCTCCAAGTGCTGCGGCTGAAGAAGAGATAGAAACATCAACCCTTGAGGCAGAAAACATTTCTCAGACCTTTGACCATACCTGCGGGGTCTCTCAAGCTCCGTCTGAGTCAGGAAAGGAAAACCTTTTAAGTTTTGCTCAAACTTTGTTGGATGAGTTTATAAGAGCTGATCCTAATGCATCCACGCCCCCCCCTGATTTGGCAAAGATTTGCTCTGATGCGCTTAAAGACACCGTCAGTATACCTCACGGTTTGAAAGCATCCGTCTCAGGACCATCCTCCAGCCACTATACCGGATCACAAGATGTCAAGTACACAGCCACCCCTGTTTCCTCAACACCTATCACTGCCATGTTAAGTGACACCCAAATAAGAGTCTGTTTAACTGTCCCCCCAGATGTGTCAGAGGATACCAGCAATATTGGAGTTGTAGATAATAGACTGTCATTCAGCTACTCAACTGAAGCAACTGCAGCAACTTCATCAACTACTGCTGCAGTGGATACATTCACCCTTGAGGTGGTAGATGGTTGCACTGAAGTCTTTGAGACAGCACCCTCCCCTGTTCTCCACATTCCTGCGACTGTAGAAATAACTGACAATATTCCATCAGGCATTACCCCAGCCATTTTGGAGGGGGTTCTGAGTACTTCTACTCAAGACGAAGTAGATACATTCATCCCTGATGTGGAATTCAGTTGCACCAAAGCCTTTGAGGACACCTGTAGTATTGCTCCAGCTGTGTCAGAGGAGGGCAAAGATGAAGGTGTTGAGATAATTACAGGGTTACAGGATAGCATGTCAACATCTTCCCCTGTTTCAGCCATACCTACCACTGATGGAACCGTACCTGTCATCACCCAAGCTATTTTGGATGAAGTGGATACATTCACTCCTAGGGTGTCCGACAGTTCCATTGAGGCCTTTAAAGACACCTCTCCAGCTGTGTCAGATGATAGTAGAGATGAAGTTTTTCAGAAAAGACCGTCCTCCAGCAGGACAACTCCTTCTCCTGTTTCCCTTATACCTACTACTGCAGCAGTGACTGATGATGCCCAAACTGGCACTACCCCTTCTATTTTGGATGAGGTCACCCCTGTGATGGCAGGGAGTTGCACTGAGGCTTTTGAGGAGACCTTCACACACTCTCAAGCTGTGTCAGAGGACGGTAGAGATAAGGACGGTCTTATGACACAAATCTCCAGTTGCTCCTTAGGATTACAAGACAGCAGGACAACACCCTCCCCTACTGCACTATTAACTACCACTACAGAGGTAACTGATGACACCCAACCTGGCATCACCCCAGGTATTTTGGATGAGGTGGATACATTTATTCCTATGGTGGCTGACAGTTCCATTGAGGCCTTTAAAGACACCTGCAGTATCTCTCCAACTGCATCAGATGATGGTagagatgaaaataaagcaCTGTCCTCCGGCACGACAACACCTTCCATGGTTTCCTCCATACCTACCACTGCAGCAATAACTGATGTCATCCAACCTGGCACTACAGTTAATTTAAATGAGCTGGATATGGTCTCTCTTGACGTGGCAGGCAGTTGCGCTGAGGCCTTTGAGGAGGCCTGCAGTGTCTCTCAAGTTGAGTCAGGGGAAAGTGGAGATAAAGCTCCTCAGACTAGATCGTCATTCAACCTCTCTATAAGATTACAGGACAACAGGACAACACCTTCCCCTGTTTCCCCCAAACCTCCCACTGCAAAAGTCATTGAAATCAACCTACCTTGCATTGCCCCAGCCATTATGGATGAGGTGAATACATTTACTCCTATCAAGGAAGACAGTTGCACTATGGCCTTTCAGGAGACCTGCAGTATCTCTCCAGCTGAATTAGATGAAGTTTCTGAGACAAGACCCTTCTCCAGCCACTCTGTCCAATCAGAGGGCAGCACAAAAACTGCTTCCCCTGTTTCCCCCATACCTATCACTGAGGCAGTGCTTGATGTGGTGGAAATGTTCACCCCTGAGGTGGCAGATCATGGTTCTGAGGCCTATGAGGATACCTGCACTCTATCTAAAGCTGTGTCAGAGGATAGTAGAAAGGGAGTCCCTGAGACAAGACAGGTCTCCAGCCACTCCGTGTCAATACAGGACAGCAGGAAAACACCTTCCACTGTTTCCCCCATACCCATGGCTGAAGCAGTAACTGACGACACTCTACCTGGCATCACATCAGTTTTAGGTGAGAAGGATATGCTGACTGCTGAAGTGGCAGAGAGTTGTGCTGGGGCATTTGAGGAGACCTTCAGTATCTCTCCAGCTGAGTCAGAGGATGGTGAGAATGAAATCACTGACACGATACCGTCCTCCAGCCACACTATCAGATCACAGGACAGCAGGACAACACCTTCCCCTGTTTCCCCTCTACCTAATGATGCAGCAGTAACTGACGACACTCTACCTGGCATCACATCAGTTTTAGATGAGATGGATATGGTGACTGCTGAAGTGGCAGAGAGTTGTGCTGGGGCATTTGAGACCTTCAGTATCTCTCCAGCTGAGTCAGAGGATGGTGAGAATGAAGTCACTGACACAATACCGTCCTCCAGCCATACTATCAGATCACAGGACAGCAGGACAACACCTTCCCCTGTTTCCCCTCTACCTTATGCTGCAGCAGTAACTGATGACATGCTACATGGTGTCACTCCAGCTGTGTTGGATGGGGTTCTGAAAACTCCTGCTGAAACAGAGGTGGATATGTTAACCTATGTGGTAGCAGAAACCTGCACCAAGGTCTTTGAGAACTTCATTCTCTCTCAAGCAGAACCAGAAGTCCAGGATGATGGCATTGTCAAAGACACAATGCCAATTTCTACCCTCACTACCAGATTACAAGACAGCAGGACAACATCGTCCCCTGTTACCACCATACCTACCACTGCAGAGGTATCTGATGACAACCTATCTGGCATTACTTTTGCTATTTTAGAAGGGGTGCTGAGTGCTCATCCTCAAACTGATGTGGATTTGTGCACCCCCGAAGTAGAAGAAAGTTGCTTGGAGGCCTTTGAGGAGATCTGCAGTCCAAGTGTGTCAGAGGATGAAGGAGATGAAGTCTCTGAAAGAACTCCATCCTTTAGCATCAGTGGTGCATTACAGAAGAGGGACACTTCCCCTGATTTCCTTGTTCCTACTACTTTAGGAAAAACTGATGACAAACTAGCTTGTATTATTCCAGTAACAAGATCGTCTTCCACAGTTTCCCCTTTAAATCTCACTCCGACACAAATGGAGGCTTCTTTATGCAGCTTTTCCCAAGCAATCTTAAATGGGCTTCTGAAGACTCTTGCTGACAATGACATGACATTCACCCCTGAAACAGTTGTGGCAGACAGTTGTTCTCATACCCTCAGTAGGATCATGACTCAAATGAATCAGGACAAACTGAGAACAGGAGGTAAAACCAAGGGGACGTGTTATTCACACTCTTCTCACGAGACACCCTCCATCACACCTGAGTTGCAGAAAAGGGAGAAGTCCTCTGTGTGGAGAAAGGTTTTTGGTTTTGGCCAGAGCTACAAAATCCATCCACTTACACAGGAAGATTCAAAAGAATATTCCCGCTCTCCTTTAGTGACATCTTCCACCACAGAGGACCTTTTCCTGTCTGAAGATGAAACTCAGGAATTTCCAAAAAAGAAGACATCTGTATGGAGAAAGGCTTTTGGTTTGGGGCGGAGCAGCAAGATCCATCCACTTCAACACGAGGATTTAAAAGAATATTCTTTTTCTCTAGAGACACCCTCCACCATCGAGGACCAGTTCCTGCCTGAAGATGAACTTCATGAAttgcagaaaaagaagaagacatcgGTGTGGAGAAAGGTTTTTGGTTTGAGGCGGAGCAACAAGATCCATTCACTTCCACACGAGGAATTaaaagaatcagaatcagaatcctgtatctttttaaaagagaaagaggacaaGCCCAAGTCCAAACAAAATTGTTGCCTACAGCTACTCTGTCGGTGCTGCTGTCCCTCAGAAAACTCTTCGTAA